One genomic segment of Prunus dulcis unplaced genomic scaffold, ALMONDv2, whole genome shotgun sequence includes these proteins:
- the LOC117612421 gene encoding protein STRICTOSIDINE SYNTHASE-LIKE 13-like: MEKKKLLLLRDEALLQHPILLLLVLVLGFVVMDPLQMGPLGDHEFRPVKHNIAPYKQVMERWPRDNESRLGFGKLEFEDEVFGPESLEFDALGRGPYTGLADGRIVRWMGNDLGWETFAHVTTNWSKQVCAKGIDSTTHKQWKHEKKCGRPLGLRFDKESGDLYIADAYYGLLVVGPQGGLATPLSTHVEGKPILFANDLDIHKNGSIFFTDTSKRYNRLNHFFILLEGESTGRLLRYDPPTKTTHIVLEGLAFPNGLQLSKDQTFLLFTETTNCRLMKYWLEGPKNGTVELVADLPGFPDNIRINEKGQFWVAIDCCRTPAQEVLSHNPWIRSVYFRLPIRMTYLARFMGMKMYTLISLFNEKGEILEVLEDRKGAVMKLVSEVREAKGKLWIGTVAHNHIATLPYP, encoded by the exons atggagaagaaaaaattactCTTGCTCAGAGATGAAGCATTGTTGCAGCACCCAATCCTCCTTCTCCTAGTTCTAGTTCTGGGGTTTGTTGTCATGGACCCACTGCAAATGGGCCCACTAGGAGACCATGAATTTAGGCCAGTGAAGCACAACATTGCACCATACAAGCAAGTCATGGAGAGGTGGCCAAGGGACAATGAGAGCAGGTTAGGGTTTGGGAAGTTGGAGTTTGAAGATGAAGTTTTTGGTCCTGAGTCTTTGGAGTTTGATGCTTTGGGCCGTGGCCCTTACACAGGGTTGGCTGATGGACGCATTGTTAGATGGATGGGCAACGATTTGGGCTGGGAAACGTTTGCGCATGTAACAACAAATTG GTCAAAGCAGGTTTGTGCTAAGGGCATTGACTCAACCACACACAAGCAATGGAAGCATGAGAAGAAGTGTGGCCGTCCACTTGGCCTGAGATTTGATAAAGAGAGTGGAGATTTGTACATTGCTGATGCCTATTATGGTCTTTTGGTTGTTGGCCCTCAAGGAGGCCTTGCCACTCCCCTGTCAACCCATGTGGAAGGGAAGCCTATTCTTTTTGCAAATGACCTTGATATCCACAAGAATGGATCAATCTTCTTCACTGATACCAGCAAGAGATACAACAGACT GAACCATTTCTTTATACTATTGGAAGGAGAATCCACTGGTAGGCTTCTGAGATATGATCCTCCTACTAAGACAACTCATATTGTCTTGGAAGGTTTGGCTTTTCCAAATGGGTTGCAGCTTTCTAAGGACCAAACCTTCCTCCTCTTTACTGAGACCACCAACTGcag GCTAATGAAATATTGGCTAGAGGGTCCTAAAAATGGGACAGTGGAACTTGTTGCTGACCTTCCAGGTTTTCCAGACAACATAAGAATAAATGAGAAAGGCCAATTCTGGGTTGCCATAGATTGTTGCAGGACCCCAGCACAAGAAGTCCTCTCTCACAATCCATGGATACGGAGTGTCTACTTTCGCTTGCCGATCCGAATGACCTACTTAGCGCGATTTATGGGGATGAAGATGTACACATTGATCTCCCTCTTCAATGAGAAGGGGGAAATTTTGGAAGTTCTCGAGGATCGAAAGGGTGCCGTTATGAAACTTGTGAGTGAAGTTAGGGAAGCAAAGGGCAAACTGTGGATTGGAACTGTGGCTCATAACCACATTGCCACCCTTCCTTACCCTTAA